One window of Triticum dicoccoides isolate Atlit2015 ecotype Zavitan chromosome 5A, WEW_v2.0, whole genome shotgun sequence genomic DNA carries:
- the LOC119297463 gene encoding protein DETOXIFICATION 27-like, with translation MEMERQKNAPLLVRRTKEREGQVQRLASEVWEESMKLWEVVGPAVFMRLVLYSLNIISQSFAGHLGDRELAAFSIASTVVSGFNLGFFLGMASALETLCGQAYGAKQYAMLGVYMQRSWLVLLAFAALLSPTYIFSGQLLRALGQPADLAREAGAVSACLLPLHFMYAILLPLNKFLQCQRKNAVTTAVAFPVHAAVTWLLVSYLGLGVVGAAIALNFSWALVVALQLAYAVGGGCPETWGGFSSLAFVDIWGFVKLSSASGVMLCLESWYYRVLIFVTGYMKNAELAVDALSICLSLNGLEMMIPLGFLAGTGVRVANELGAGNGRGARFTTMASTTTSFPISIFFCLAALGLHGRLALIFSSSKAVIDAVDDMSVLLALTILLNGVQPVLSGVAVGSGWQALVAYVNIGSYYLIGVPLGALLGWTFHLGVHGIWAGMIGGTTVQTLILAHMTMRCDWDQEALKASNRMGLM, from the exons ATGGAGATGGAGAGGCAGAAGAACGCACCACTTCTCGTGAGGAGGACGAAGGAGAGGGAGGGCCAGGTCCAAAGGCTAGCCAGCGAGGTATGGGAAGAGTCCATGAAGCTGTGGGAGGTGGTCGGCCCGGCCGTGTTCATGAGGCTGGTCCTCTACAGCCTGAACATCATCAGCCAGTCCTTCGCCGGCCATCTCGGCGACCGTGAGCTCGCCGCCTTCTCCATCGCCAGCACCGTCGTCTCCGGCTTCAACCTCGGCTTCTTC CTTGGCATGGCGAGCGCGCTGGAGACGCTGTGCGGCCAGGCGTACGGCGCGAAGCAGTACGCGATGCTGGGCGTGTACATGCAGCGCTCGTGGCTTGTCCTCCTGGCTTTCGCGGCGCTCCTTTCCCCGACCTACATCTTCAGCGGGCAGCTGCTCCGCGCGCTCGGCCAGCCCGCCGATCTGGCCCGCGAGGCCGGGGCCGTCAGCGCCTGCCTGCTCCCGCTGCACTTCATGTACGCCATCCTCCTGCCGCTCAACAAGTTCCTCCAGTGCCAGAGGAAGAACGCGGTCACCACCGCCGTGGCGTTCCCGGTGCATGCCGCGGTGACCTGGCTGCTGGTCAGCTACCTCGGGCTCGGGGTCGTCGGCGCCGCCATCGCGCTCAACTTCTCGTGGGCGCTCGTCGTGGCGCTGCAGCTCGCGTACGCCGTCGGCGGCGGCTGCCCGGAGACGTGGGGTGGGTTCTCGTCGTTGGCGTTCGTGGACATCTGGGGGTTCGTCAAGTTGTCCTCCGCATCCGGAGTCATGTTGTG CTTGGAGAGTTGGTACTACAGGGTTCTGATCTTCGTCACTGGGTACATGAAGAACGCGGAGCTTGCCGTGGATGCCTTGTCTATCTG CTTGAGTTTGAATGGATTGGAGATGATGATCCCATTGGGGTTCTTGGCAGGCACCGG GGTGCGGGTCGCCAACGAGCTCGGCGCGGGCAACGGACGCGGGGCGAGATTCACGACGATGGCGTCGACGACGACCTCCTTTCCGATCAGCATCTTCTTCTGCTTGGCGGCGTTGGgcctccacggcaggctcgccctcATCTTCTCATCGAGCAAGGCCGTGATCGACGCCGTGGACGACATGTCCGTCCTGCTGGCCCTCACCATCCTCCTCAACGGAGTCCAACCCGTCCTTTCAG GAGTTGCAGTTGGGTCAGGTTGGCAGGCGCTGGTTGCGTATGTGAACATTGGGAGCTACTACCTCATCGGTGTCCCGCTCGGCGCTCTGCTGGGATGGACCTTCCATCTTGGTGTACAT GGAATTTGGGCGGGAATGATCGGTGGCACGACGGTCCAGACGCTGATCCTCGCCCACATGACCATGCGATGCGACTGGGATCAAGAG GCCTTGAAAGCAAGTAACCGTATGGGGCTGATGTGA
- the LOC119301894 gene encoding putative clathrin assembly protein At4g40080 gives MGLNLLRLAATLLSPGAASPASGADAQGAVLRATAHHPSTAPPSAHHLDALLAFGRGSRLSAAALASAFTDRLRAAASGGGDAAVALKCLVALRVLLARGAFILRDQLLVALLRHPASGRNPLALAAFPLGRSFAAASWVRFSARLLEVLLLLPDASCDPDHLTALPNPRLVSELAAFASVAAAVRQAPPPSCAPQAHALVWEAVRLAEEDRVTAERNIAARVREMGERLDTLGLADAMELVCVLKRVEESAASPPEWKWAGLDEAVVADARRLRERAEEVLLRRTEQDRRLLRRDPAWSASARVAMLPARGGDGPAVRFGSSRWSGAVPSWR, from the coding sequence ATGGGCCTCAATCTCCTGCGGCTCGCGGCGACGCTACTCTCCCCGGGGGCCGCCTCCCCGGCCTCCGGCGCCGACGCGCAGGGCGCGGTGCTGCGGGCGACGGCGCACCACCCGTCCACGGCCCCGCCGTCCGCGCACCACCTGGACGCGCTCCTCGCCTTCGGCCGCGGCTCGCGCCTCTCCGCCGCGGCGCTCGCGTCCGCCTTCACGGACCGCCTGCGCGCCGCggcctccggcggcggcgacgccgccgtggcccTCAAGTGCCTCGTCGCGCTCAGGGTCCTGCTCGCCCGCGGCGCCTTCATCCTCCGCGACCAGCTCCTCGTCGCCCTCCTCCGCCACCCGGCCTCCGGCCGCAACCCGCTCGCGCTCGCCGCCTTCCCGCTCGGCCgctccttcgcggccgcctcctgggTCCGCTTCTCCGCGCGCCTCCTCGAGGTGCTCCTCCTGCTGCCGGACGCCTCCTGCGACCCCGACCACCTCACCGCGCTCCCCAACCCGCGCCTCGTCTCCGAGCTCGCCGCCTtcgcctccgtcgccgccgccgtccgccaggcGCCGCCCCCGTCCTGCGCGCCGCAGGCCCACGCCCTCGTCTGGGAGGCCGTCCGGCTCGCCGAGGAGGACCGCGTCACGGCGGAGCGCAACATCGCCGCGAGGGTCCGGGAGATGGGCGAGCGCCTCGACACGCTCGGCCTGGCGGACGCGATGGAGCTGGTGTGCGTGCTGAAGCGGGTGGAGGAGAGCGCGGCGTCCCCGCCGGAGTGGAAGTGGGCGGGGCTGGACGAGGCCGTCGTGGCCGACGCGCGGCGGCTGCGCGAGCGCGCCGAGGAGGTGCTGCTGCGGAGGACGGAGCAGGACAGGCGGCTGCTGCGGAGGGACCCGGCGTGGAGCGCGTCCGCGCGCGTCGCCATGCTGCCGGCCCGCGGCGGCGACGGCCCGGCCGTCCGGTTCGGCTCCTCGCGGTGGTCCGGCGCAGTTCCTTCGTGGCGATAG